One Gadus chalcogrammus isolate NIFS_2021 chromosome 4, NIFS_Gcha_1.0, whole genome shotgun sequence DNA segment encodes these proteins:
- the LOC130380548 gene encoding guanine nucleotide-binding protein G(q) subunit alpha-like, with amino-acid sequence MTLASVGACCLGEEAKEARRINYEIERQLRRDKKDSRREFKLLLLGTGESGKSTFIKQMRIIHGSGYTEEDKRSYTRLVYQNIFTAMQTMIHAMSALQIPYKYQHNEGHAMAVCMVDVEKVSTFNHPYVEAIKSLWSDQGILECYGRKREYQLSDSTKYYLNALDRIADAGYVPTQQDILRVRVPTTGIIEYPFDLQDVVFRMVDVGGQRSERRKWIHCFEKVTSIMFLVALSEYDQVLVESDNVNRMEESKALFQTIITYQWFKNSSVILFLNKIDLLEEKILFSHLVDYFPEYDGPPRDIMAGRDFILKMFENLNPEPSKIIYSHFTCATDTDNIRFVFHAVKDYILQKNLEEYNLV; translated from the exons ATGACTCTGGCTTCTGTGGGGGCCTGCTGCCTCGGCGAGGAGGCGAAGGAAGCACGTAGGATCAATTATGAGATTGAAAGGCAGCTCCGCCGGGACAAGAAGGACTCCCGAAGGGAATTCAAACTCCTCTTGCTGG GGACTGGCGAGAGTGGGAAGAGCACATTCATCAAACAGATGCGGATCATCCACGGCTCTGGGTACACGGAGGAAGACAAGAGGAGCTACACCCGGCTGGTCTACCAGAACATCTTCACGGCCATGCAGACGATGATCCACGCCATGAGCGCACTCCAGATCCCGTACAAGTACCAGCACAATGAG GGCCATGCCATGGCTGTCTGCATGGTGGATGTGGAAAAGGTCTCAACGTTTAACCATCCATACGTGGAAGCCATCAAGAGCCTGTGGAGCGACCAGGGCATTCTTGAGTGTTACGGACGAAAGAGGGAATACCAGCTTTCAGACTCCACCAAATA CTATCTGAATGCATTGGATCGTATCGCGGACGCGGGCTATGTGCCGACCCAGCAGGACATACTCCGGGTCAGAGTGCCCACCACGGGTATAATAGAGTACCCCTTTGACCTGCAGGATGTGGTTTTCAG AATGGTGGATGTTGGCGGCCAGCGTTcggagaggaggaagtggaTCCATTGTTTTGAGAAGGTCACCTCCATCATGTTCCTGGTGGCCCTCAGCGAGTACGACCAGGTCCTGGTGGAATCGGACAACGTG AATCGAATGGAGGAGAGCAAAGCCTTATTTCAGACGATAATAACCTACCAGTGGTTCAAGAACTCATCAGTCATCCTGTTCCTGAATAAGATTGATCTGCTTGAGGAGAAAATCCTCTTCTCTCATTTGGTCGACTACTTCCCTGAATATGACG GCCCACCACGAGACATCATGGCAGGGAGGGACTTCATCCTGAAGATGTTTGAGAACCTGAACCCAGAGCCCTCCAAAATCATCTACTCCCACTTCACCTGCGCCACGGACACGGATAACATTCGCTTTGTCTTCCACGCGGTCAAAGACTACATCCTGCAGAAGAACCTGGAGGAGTACAATCTAGTGTGA